In Pseudomonas nunensis, a single window of DNA contains:
- the tssA gene encoding type VI secretion system protein TssA, producing the protein MSLRTLIARCLGARDALSVAREQASHWQPWLQPISAEHPVGEDPGYDDDFQRMREEVNKLSGADAEQVAQLAQKLLIHSCKDLRVATYYLWARLHKDGEAGLADGLSLLAALVERFANEVLPTRPNSRKMALEWLASGKVLDTLSLYPEVVKTEAERTVSALALLENGLSAWPQDQRPALGPLYAALSARLAQSGGLDALVPQNISRHESTAQVSASSATVIKSGRDLLDSGRALAGYLREQPEGWLAAHRLMKSLRWDTVHQAPPQEVNGYTRLAPPRADYRAQLKRLHLQQNWTELIEQVERIYAEGVNHFWLDLQWYLYQALSKQPAPQERWADIAKRDLGMFLERLPGLEVLCWTDGSPFADETTREWIAQQVSGNQSRQWLPTPSVALTSRDADILTLEGEALAQADSDGVEQALAWLAARPGIDTGRQRWLLRLLMARVAEQYGKSDLAIHLLGELDATAQRQALAEWEPELNFEVKARLLKLLRLKAQRNDADKPTLARRMEILLAALVAIDPVRAAVLCG; encoded by the coding sequence ATGAGCCTGCGCACCTTGATCGCCCGTTGCCTGGGAGCGCGCGATGCGCTGTCCGTTGCACGCGAACAGGCCTCCCACTGGCAGCCCTGGTTGCAACCGATCAGCGCAGAGCATCCCGTTGGTGAAGACCCCGGCTACGACGATGACTTTCAGCGTATGCGCGAAGAGGTCAACAAGCTGTCGGGCGCCGATGCCGAGCAGGTTGCGCAATTGGCACAGAAGCTGTTGATCCACAGCTGCAAGGATTTGCGTGTCGCCACCTACTACCTGTGGGCACGCTTGCACAAGGACGGCGAAGCAGGGCTGGCCGATGGCTTGAGCCTGCTGGCGGCGCTGGTCGAGCGCTTCGCCAACGAGGTTCTGCCAACGCGCCCCAACAGCCGCAAGATGGCCCTGGAATGGCTGGCCAGCGGCAAGGTGCTGGACACGCTGTCGTTGTACCCGGAAGTGGTCAAGACTGAGGCCGAGCGTACGGTCTCTGCATTGGCCTTGCTCGAAAATGGGTTGAGTGCGTGGCCGCAGGATCAACGTCCGGCGTTGGGACCGTTGTATGCCGCGTTGTCCGCGAGACTGGCGCAGTCCGGCGGTTTGGACGCGTTGGTGCCGCAGAACATCTCCCGTCATGAGTCGACTGCACAGGTCAGCGCATCGTCGGCAACGGTGATCAAGTCCGGGCGTGACTTGTTGGACAGCGGCCGGGCCTTGGCCGGATATCTGCGTGAGCAACCCGAGGGGTGGTTGGCGGCCCATCGACTGATGAAGAGCTTGCGCTGGGACACAGTGCATCAGGCGCCCCCGCAGGAGGTCAATGGCTACACACGCCTGGCGCCGCCTCGGGCTGACTACCGGGCACAGCTCAAGCGTTTGCACCTGCAACAGAACTGGACCGAATTGATTGAACAGGTCGAGCGGATCTATGCCGAGGGGGTCAACCATTTTTGGCTGGACCTGCAGTGGTATTTGTATCAGGCCTTGAGCAAGCAACCCGCGCCGCAGGAGCGCTGGGCGGATATCGCCAAGCGTGATCTGGGCATGTTCCTTGAGCGGCTGCCGGGTCTTGAGGTGCTGTGCTGGACCGATGGCAGTCCGTTCGCCGACGAGACCACCCGCGAGTGGATTGCCCAGCAGGTCAGCGGCAACCAATCCCGGCAATGGTTGCCCACGCCCTCGGTCGCACTGACCTCGCGCGACGCCGACATCCTGACCCTCGAGGGCGAGGCCCTGGCCCAGGCCGACAGCGACGGCGTGGAGCAGGCGCTGGCCTGGCTAGCCGCACGCCCCGGTATCGACACCGGGCGCCAACGCTGGCTGCTGCGTCTGCTGATGGCGCGTGTCGCCGAACAGTATGGCAAGAGCGACCTCGCTATCCACCTGCTGGGGGAACTGGACGCCACGGCGCAACGCCAGGCCCTGGCCGAGTGGGAGCCGGAGTTGAATTTCGAGGTCAAGGCGCGGCTGCTCAAACTGTTGCGCTTGAAAGCCCAGCGCAACGATGCCGACAAACCCACTCTGGCGCGACGCATGGAAATCTTACTGGCCGCCTTGGTGGCCATCGACCCGGTACGTGCTGCGGTGCTCTGCGGCTGA
- the tssG gene encoding type VI secretion system baseplate subunit TssG, whose translation MERETQSAYSRLKAGGLLDALRKQVAEANLYRFCQLLEQALPGQPLLGSTANPADDAVRFRPDPGMGFPAGELKAIETDADHPERPATIRTRLLGLYGVDSPMPSAFLDDIAQRREGHEALEAFLDIFNHRIFTQFYRIWRKYSYPATFEAGGTDATSQCLLGLIGLGIPGTARHIDTPVSRFLALLSVMRLPTRNAEGIVALVKLLAPNTRAQVTPHWPQKIALAQPASLCVRRPVSLFQGTPLGSVGQDANSQLCLALFTEDAQEASGWLPGGSLHSDLLGLLRVYLGWRCTAKLQLSLPVGSLPAPVLGQVPIRLGMTGVLGLGGDAWRVAEHDTLTINLGRYQGLSINARNRETQHVAYRF comes from the coding sequence ATGGAACGAGAAACACAGTCAGCGTATTCCCGGCTGAAAGCTGGCGGTTTGCTGGACGCTTTGCGCAAGCAGGTAGCCGAAGCCAATCTGTATCGCTTTTGTCAGTTGCTGGAGCAGGCCTTGCCCGGTCAGCCGCTCTTGGGCAGCACCGCGAATCCGGCCGATGACGCGGTGCGCTTTCGACCTGATCCGGGCATGGGGTTTCCGGCCGGTGAGTTGAAGGCCATTGAGACCGATGCGGATCACCCGGAACGTCCGGCGACGATACGCACCCGTTTACTCGGGTTGTACGGGGTCGATTCGCCGATGCCCAGCGCGTTTCTGGATGACATCGCGCAGCGCCGGGAAGGGCATGAAGCGTTGGAAGCTTTCCTGGATATTTTCAATCACCGGATCTTCACCCAGTTCTACCGAATCTGGCGCAAGTATTCCTACCCGGCGACGTTCGAAGCTGGGGGCACCGATGCCACTTCGCAATGCCTGCTCGGCCTGATCGGCCTGGGCATTCCCGGCACCGCACGGCACATCGACACGCCGGTTTCGCGTTTTCTGGCGTTGCTCAGTGTCATGCGCCTGCCCACGCGAAATGCTGAAGGCATCGTCGCGCTGGTCAAACTGCTGGCCCCCAACACGCGGGCGCAGGTGACTCCGCATTGGCCGCAGAAGATTGCGCTGGCTCAGCCGGCCAGTCTTTGCGTCAGGCGTCCGGTGAGTTTGTTCCAAGGCACACCGCTGGGCAGCGTCGGCCAGGACGCCAATAGTCAACTGTGCCTGGCGCTGTTTACCGAAGACGCGCAGGAAGCCAGTGGCTGGTTACCCGGTGGCTCGTTGCACAGCGATCTTTTGGGGCTGCTGCGTGTGTACTTGGGGTGGCGGTGCACGGCGAAACTGCAGTTGTCGCTGCCGGTAGGCAGTCTGCCTGCTCCGGTGCTGGGGCAAGTGCCCATTCGGCTCGGTATGACCGGTGTTCTGGGCTTGGGCGGCGATGCCTGGCGGGTAGCGGAGCACGACACCCTCACTATCAACCTGGGTCGTTACCAAGGACTTTCGATTAATGCCCGGAACAGGGAGACACAGCATGTCGCGTACCGTTTTTAA
- a CDS encoding ImcF-related family protein, with the protein MTQIVEASKISSGKTALLLAVILAVLVTVGAVVWWLLMEPRLLSRAVLQDVLLKGVLLWALLFGMALVTWQIVQNGVRRLVIGSWLSPVSAPDEPDKQKAPSEIIRYLRARHGFFWRRKVRLLLVIGEPTEIEAIAPTLAEQFWLEGQGTVLLWGGSAETLLEQPFLKQWSGLNRGRALDGVVWALNKTQAADDAAMGEGVRQLQRLARGLGWQLPLYLWQVCASEWAQDKRKAQPVGCLLPSRFDAQVLQGRLSRLLEPLRRGGLAQISGVWGHDFLLRLSRDLQGEGIDRWRHTLTPLAGEFARGVPLRGLWFSLPVPRTIHNLNHDWPAASVWSGVLGDNPRSRRLGWSVPRIAYTLVLGLAVLWGTGLLLSFVSNRVLIAQVHTSLAALQQPRSNDEQLRALYDLVRELARLDYRAAHSAPWYQRFGLNRNQALLDALWPRYVEANNRLIRDPAATRLQQQLSALLKLSPDSPERAERARDAYNQLKAYLMMARPEKTDAALLVKTLSDAEPSREGLSPGLWQNLSPNLWAFYGEHLAANPAWRIEADAKLVAQVRQVLLGQLGQRNAEASLYQQLLDDAANHYSDVGLHQLVGDTDALALFSTDARVPGVFTREAWEGQVRHAIDAIAEARREEIDWVLSDKPTDIDTRLSPDQLRERLTERYFQDYASAWLNLLNSLRWQEAGSLDEVIDQLALMSDVRQSPLIALMNTLAYQGQAGTRTQALADSLVKSAQKLIGQDKAPVIDQLTHVPSSPLDATFGPLLALLGKGPEGKNSDDGLSLQAFLTRVTRVRLKLQQVSTAPDPLAMTQALAQTVFQGRRIDLTDTQSYGSLMAASLGAEWGGVAQTLFVQPLEQAWQRVLQPSAAGLNSQWQRSIVSHWNDAFASRYPFAATASDASLPMLGQMIRADSGRIEQFLQRQLSGVLRKEGSRWVADPRHSQGLRFNPKFLGAINQLSALADVLYTDGGVGLSFELQGKPVRDVVQTTFVLNGDKHHYFNQKESWQRFNWPGRSDYPGVSLSWTSVQASERLFGDYPGTWGLIRLLEKAQVTPLDDGDSRYRMVLKAPDGLNLIWHLRTELNAGPLALLKLRGFTLPQQIFLSENAAGGPYAQKESFQ; encoded by the coding sequence ATGACTCAAATAGTTGAAGCTTCGAAAATATCCTCCGGGAAGACGGCGTTGTTATTGGCTGTGATCCTGGCGGTGCTGGTTACTGTAGGGGCGGTGGTCTGGTGGTTGTTGATGGAACCTCGGCTCCTCAGTCGTGCTGTGCTGCAAGATGTCCTGCTCAAGGGCGTATTGCTGTGGGCATTGCTGTTCGGTATGGCGCTAGTGACTTGGCAGATTGTCCAGAATGGGGTTCGCAGGTTGGTCATCGGTTCTTGGTTGTCGCCGGTGTCCGCTCCTGACGAACCCGATAAACAGAAAGCCCCGTCAGAGATCATTCGATACTTACGCGCCCGCCACGGCTTCTTCTGGCGCCGCAAAGTCCGCCTATTACTGGTCATCGGCGAACCCACCGAAATCGAAGCCATCGCCCCGACCCTGGCCGAACAATTCTGGCTGGAAGGCCAGGGCACCGTCCTGTTGTGGGGCGGTAGCGCCGAAACGTTGCTGGAACAGCCATTCCTTAAGCAGTGGAGTGGACTAAACCGTGGGCGTGCGCTGGACGGGGTGGTCTGGGCACTGAATAAAACCCAGGCTGCCGATGATGCGGCGATGGGCGAGGGTGTGCGTCAGTTGCAGCGGTTGGCCCGTGGTCTTGGCTGGCAGTTGCCGTTGTATTTATGGCAGGTCTGCGCCAGTGAATGGGCTCAGGACAAACGCAAGGCTCAACCGGTCGGTTGCCTGCTGCCGTCTCGCTTTGATGCGCAGGTGTTGCAAGGCCGCTTGAGTCGTTTGCTGGAGCCTTTGCGCCGTGGGGGGCTGGCGCAGATAAGCGGTGTGTGGGGCCATGATTTCCTGCTGCGCCTGTCTCGGGATTTGCAGGGTGAGGGCATTGACCGCTGGCGTCACACGTTGACGCCCCTGGCCGGTGAGTTTGCCCGTGGCGTGCCGTTGCGTGGGTTGTGGTTCAGCTTGCCTGTGCCGCGCACAATCCATAACTTGAACCATGACTGGCCGGCGGCCTCAGTGTGGAGCGGCGTCCTTGGCGATAACCCCCGCAGTCGTCGCCTGGGCTGGAGCGTTCCGCGCATCGCTTACACGTTGGTGCTAGGGCTGGCAGTGCTGTGGGGGACAGGGCTCTTGCTGTCATTCGTCAGCAACCGCGTACTGATTGCTCAGGTACACACCTCACTTGCAGCGTTGCAGCAACCGCGCAGTAACGACGAGCAACTGAGGGCGCTCTACGATCTGGTGCGTGAACTGGCGCGTCTGGATTATCGCGCCGCGCACAGCGCGCCTTGGTATCAGCGCTTCGGCCTGAATAGAAATCAAGCCCTGCTGGACGCACTGTGGCCGCGTTATGTCGAGGCTAACAATCGCCTGATTCGTGACCCGGCCGCGACTCGCTTGCAGCAGCAACTCAGCGCGCTGCTCAAGCTGTCACCGGACAGCCCGGAACGGGCCGAGCGCGCCCGCGACGCTTACAACCAGCTCAAGGCTTATTTGATGATGGCGCGCCCGGAAAAAACCGATGCCGCGCTTCTGGTCAAGACTCTGAGTGACGCCGAGCCCTCGCGCGAAGGACTGTCGCCGGGGCTCTGGCAAAACCTGTCACCCAATCTGTGGGCGTTTTATGGTGAACATTTGGCCGCGAACCCTGCTTGGCGCATCGAGGCCGACGCGAAGCTGGTCGCGCAAGTCCGACAGGTATTGCTCGGCCAGTTGGGCCAACGTAATGCCGAAGCCAGCCTGTACCAGCAACTGCTCGATGACGCGGCCAATCACTACTCGGACGTGGGTCTGCACCAACTGGTAGGCGACACCGATGCATTGGCGCTGTTTTCCACCGATGCTCGTGTGCCGGGCGTGTTCACCCGCGAGGCCTGGGAAGGTCAGGTGCGCCACGCCATTGATGCGATCGCCGAGGCGCGGCGCGAGGAAATCGACTGGGTACTCAGCGACAAACCCACCGACATCGACACCCGGTTGAGCCCGGACCAGCTCCGCGAACGTCTCACCGAACGCTACTTTCAGGACTACGCCAGCGCCTGGCTGAATCTGCTTAACAGCCTGCGTTGGCAGGAGGCCGGCAGTCTCGATGAGGTGATCGACCAGTTGGCGCTGATGAGCGATGTACGCCAATCCCCGCTGATTGCGCTGATGAATACCCTGGCCTATCAGGGTCAGGCGGGCACCCGGACTCAGGCCTTGGCCGACTCGCTGGTGAAGTCCGCGCAAAAGCTCATCGGGCAGGACAAGGCCCCGGTGATCGACCAACTGACCCACGTGCCGAGCAGTCCGTTGGACGCGACCTTCGGCCCGTTGTTGGCGTTGTTGGGCAAAGGCCCTGAAGGTAAAAACAGCGATGACGGCCTGAGCCTGCAGGCCTTCCTGACCCGGGTGACTCGGGTGCGTCTGAAGTTGCAGCAAGTCAGCACCGCGCCCGATCCGCTGGCGATGACTCAGGCACTGGCACAAACCGTATTTCAAGGTCGCAGGATCGACCTGACCGATACTCAGTCCTACGGCAGCCTGATGGCCGCCAGCCTGGGCGCTGAGTGGGGCGGGGTGGCACAGACGCTTTTTGTACAGCCGCTGGAACAAGCCTGGCAAAGGGTCTTGCAACCGTCCGCCGCTGGGCTCAACAGCCAGTGGCAGCGCTCGATTGTCAGCCATTGGAACGATGCGTTCGCCAGCCGTTACCCTTTTGCGGCCACCGCCAGCGACGCGTCCTTGCCGATGTTGGGGCAGATGATTCGGGCCGATTCCGGGCGCATCGAGCAGTTTTTACAGCGGCAATTGAGCGGCGTGTTGCGCAAGGAGGGCAGCCGTTGGGTGGCCGACCCGCGCCACAGCCAAGGCTTGCGCTTCAACCCGAAATTTCTCGGCGCCATCAACCAGCTCAGCGCCCTGGCCGATGTGCTCTACACCGACGGCGGCGTGGGCCTGAGCTTTGAACTGCAAGGCAAACCGGTGCGCGATGTGGTGCAAACCACCTTCGTCCTCAACGGCGATAAGCATCACTACTTCAACCAGAAGGAAAGCTGGCAGCGCTTCAACTGGCCGGGGCGCAGCGACTATCCCGGTGTGAGCCTGAGCTGGACCAGCGTGCAGGCCAGCGAACGGCTGTTCGGCGACTACCCGGGTACATGGGGCCTGATCCGCCTGTTGGAGAAAGCCCAGGTCACGCCGTTGGACGACGGTGACAGCCGCTACCGCATGGTGCTCAAGGCCCCCGACGGCTTGAACCTGATCTGGCACCTGCGCACTGAGTTGAACGCGGGACCGTTGGCCCTGCTCAAATTAAGGGGCTTCACGTTGCCCCAGCAGATATTTCTCAGCGAGAACGCCGCTGGCGGGCCTTACGCGCAAAAGGAGAGTTTTCAATGA
- the tssJ gene encoding type VI secretion system lipoprotein TssJ, translating to MSRTVFNLLMLAALALALGGCGVAQTVADGTSSTARAIFYKQVKTLHLDFSARTALNTDTTDMRALSVPTLVRVYQLRDNKSVELATYDGLLGHDDQLLASALLDKRSVVVKPEEGAQLNVPLHKDAQFVTVVALFRSPDTRMNTWRLTLTRDDLDPDRARVIELGDNRVTLRPLAKE from the coding sequence ATGTCGCGTACCGTTTTTAATCTACTGATGTTGGCGGCGCTCGCACTGGCGCTCGGTGGCTGTGGGGTGGCCCAGACCGTGGCGGATGGTACGTCATCCACGGCCAGGGCGATCTTCTACAAGCAGGTGAAAACCCTGCACCTCGATTTCAGTGCGCGCACGGCGTTGAACACGGATACCACGGACATGCGCGCACTGTCGGTGCCGACCCTGGTGCGGGTGTACCAGTTGCGCGACAACAAGTCGGTGGAACTGGCGACCTACGACGGTTTGTTGGGGCATGACGATCAACTGCTGGCCAGCGCTTTACTGGACAAGCGCTCGGTGGTGGTGAAACCCGAGGAGGGCGCGCAGTTGAACGTGCCCCTGCACAAGGATGCGCAGTTTGTCACGGTGGTGGCGTTGTTCCGCAGCCCCGATACCCGGATGAACACCTGGCGCCTGACACTGACGCGTGATGACCTGGACCCGGATCGGGCGCGGGTGATCGAGTTGGGGGACAACCGCGTGACCCTGCGGCCCTTGGCGAAGGAGTGA
- the tssF gene encoding type VI secretion system baseplate subunit TssF, which translates to MSMDNLTLRYFDAEMRYLREAGKEFADAFPDRAAQLNLDKPGAQDPYVERLFEGFAFLMGRLREKLDDDLPELTEGLVSLLWPHYLRTIPSLSVVELMPELEQMKRSELVAQGFEVLSQPIGPQLTRCRYTTSQDLTLRPLALASVGRGHEPDGRSLLRLRFTCGALTDWSQIDLSRLPLYLNADAPLASALHQALTLNVQALYVRCPGQTERQPLTGHFAPKGFADEDRLWPKGDSAFSGYQLLLEYFTFREKFMFVTLCGLEQLEIAPGTPWFELEVVLREPWPHTFDLSCEHIRLHAVPVINLFPMEADPLTLAPLQTDYLLRPMRLQDGHTEIYSVDRVTASKNAERLDYVPFSSFRHKGGMLRDEAPERYFHTRLKRAANGLHDTWLILGGEGFDMDRLRERESLSLRLTGTHGQLPRKALQSTLLDTVVQSTQAGLRVRNLCAPTQPCYPPNRDRFHWRVLSHLSSNFLPMLDNAEVLRGTLALYDWTGSELNRRRLAAIVDVRHHLIQRFEKGFLLRGVDIEITLDANGFSGEGDISLFGEMLNRFFALYADIHLFTQLTLILQPTGKCLRWNEKHSQRIPG; encoded by the coding sequence GTGAGCATGGACAATCTGACATTGCGCTACTTCGATGCTGAAATGCGCTACCTGCGCGAGGCCGGTAAGGAGTTCGCGGACGCGTTCCCGGACCGGGCGGCGCAGCTCAACCTGGACAAACCGGGTGCGCAGGACCCCTATGTGGAGCGCCTGTTCGAGGGCTTCGCGTTCCTGATGGGACGGCTGCGCGAAAAACTCGACGATGACCTGCCGGAGTTGACCGAAGGTCTGGTCAGCCTGTTATGGCCGCATTACCTGCGCACCATTCCGTCGCTGTCGGTTGTCGAGCTGATGCCCGAACTTGAGCAGATGAAGCGCAGCGAGTTGGTTGCTCAGGGCTTCGAGGTGCTGTCTCAACCCATTGGGCCGCAACTCACCCGTTGCCGTTACACCACCTCTCAGGATCTGACCCTGCGGCCACTGGCCCTGGCATCGGTAGGGCGGGGCCATGAACCGGATGGCCGCTCGCTGCTGCGCTTGCGCTTCACTTGTGGTGCGTTGACCGACTGGAGCCAGATCGACCTGAGCCGGCTGCCGCTGTACTTGAATGCGGATGCGCCGTTGGCCAGTGCACTGCATCAGGCGCTGACGCTGAATGTGCAAGCGTTGTATGTGCGCTGCCCTGGCCAAACCGAACGTCAGCCATTGACCGGGCATTTTGCGCCTAAGGGATTTGCCGATGAGGACCGGCTGTGGCCCAAGGGTGACAGTGCGTTCAGCGGTTATCAGTTGTTGCTGGAGTACTTCACCTTCCGTGAAAAATTCATGTTCGTGACCCTGTGTGGATTGGAGCAGTTGGAGATTGCGCCCGGCACTCCTTGGTTCGAACTCGAAGTCGTGTTGCGTGAACCCTGGCCGCATACCTTCGATTTGAGTTGCGAGCACATCCGCCTGCACGCCGTGCCGGTGATTAATCTGTTCCCGATGGAAGCCGACCCGCTGACCCTTGCGCCATTGCAAACCGACTACCTGCTGCGTCCCATGCGATTGCAGGATGGCCATACGGAGATCTATTCCGTGGACAGGGTCACGGCCTCGAAGAACGCCGAGCGTCTGGATTACGTGCCGTTCAGCAGCTTTCGCCACAAGGGCGGCATGCTGCGCGACGAGGCTCCTGAGCGTTACTTTCATACGCGCCTAAAACGCGCAGCCAATGGATTGCATGACACCTGGCTGATCCTGGGTGGCGAGGGCTTTGACATGGACCGTCTGCGCGAGCGCGAAAGCCTGTCGTTGCGCTTGACTGGCACTCACGGTCAGTTGCCGCGCAAGGCGCTGCAGAGCACCTTGCTCGATACGGTGGTGCAGTCCACCCAGGCCGGTTTGCGCGTGCGCAATCTGTGTGCGCCGACCCAGCCGTGCTACCCGCCAAACCGCGATCGCTTTCATTGGCGGGTGCTCAGCCATCTGAGCTCGAACTTCCTGCCGATGCTCGACAACGCTGAGGTGTTGCGGGGCACGTTAGCGCTGTACGACTGGACGGGCAGTGAGCTCAACCGTCGTCGCCTGGCGGCCATCGTCGATGTCCGTCATCACCTGATTCAGCGTTTCGAGAAAGGCTTTCTGCTGCGCGGGGTGGATATCGAAATCACCCTGGATGCCAACGGTTTTTCGGGGGAGGGCGATATCAGCCTGTTCGGCGAAATGCTCAATCGCTTCTTTGCGTTGTATGCCGACATTCATTTGTTCACCCAGCTCACGCTGATCCTGCAACCTACTGGAAAGTGCCTGCGATGGAACGAGAAACACAGTCAGCGTATTCCCGGCTGA
- the tssE gene encoding type VI secretion system baseplate subunit TssE: MAEYNPSLYEMLLQNFEGELDLHRVSEEDQHVLSVLDNLQRILNSRAGAISHLPDYGLPDMSLILQGLPATAHGLIGTMSGTLLKYEPRLAAVSIELLPQALPGHLVYALDMQLKDGRRVSFGTTLAPEGRVLVRHLKRQDYLSKS, translated from the coding sequence ATGGCCGAGTACAACCCATCGCTGTACGAAATGCTGCTGCAAAATTTCGAGGGTGAACTGGACCTGCATCGCGTCAGCGAAGAGGACCAGCACGTCCTGTCTGTGCTGGACAATCTGCAGCGCATTCTCAACAGCCGCGCGGGGGCGATCAGCCATCTGCCGGATTATGGGCTACCGGACATGAGCCTGATCCTGCAAGGGTTACCCGCCACCGCCCATGGATTGATCGGCACCATGAGCGGCACCTTGCTCAAGTACGAACCGCGTCTGGCGGCGGTCTCCATCGAGCTGCTGCCCCAGGCGCTGCCGGGACATCTGGTATACGCCCTGGACATGCAATTGAAGGATGGGCGGCGGGTGAGTTTCGGCACCACCCTGGCACCCGAAGGCCGGGTGCTGGTGCGCCACTTGAAACGACAGGACTACCTGTCGAAGTCTTGA